GCGCGGCGGTTCGGCCTGGATACACGGCAATGTCAAGGCCGGCGACAAGCTGCGCGTCCGCGGCCCGCGCAACCATTTCCGGCTCGATCCGGATGCCGCCCGCGTCATCTTCGTCGCCGGCGGCATCGGCATTACGCCGGTCAGCGCCATGGCGCGCGCCGCCCGGGCGCAGGGCATGGACTACCAGCTGCATTACAGCGGCCGCACGCGCGGCGGCATGGCGCTGCTGGACGAGCTTGCCGCGCTGCACGGCGAGCGGCTGCATGTCTATGTCTCGGACGAAAACTGCCGCAACGACTTCCCTGCCCTGCTGGCCCGGCCGGCCGAGGGCACCCGCATCTATGCCTGCGGGCCGCAGCGCATGCTGGACGCGCTGGCCCGGGCGTGCGCCAGCCAGCGCTGGCCGGAAGACGCCCTGCGGGTGGAACATTTCCATTCGGCGCTGGGCAGCCTGGACCCGTCCCGCGAGCACGCCTTCGAGGCGGAGCTCAAGGATTCGGGCCTGGTCATCAATGTGGCCGCCGACCAGACCCTGCTCGCGGCCCTGCGCGCGGCCAATGTGGACGTGCAGAGCGATTGCGAGGAAGGCCTTTGCGGTTCGTGCGAAGTGCGCGTGCTGGCGGGCGAAGTGGACCATCGCGATGTCGTCCTGACGCGCACCGAACGGGCCACCCATGCCAAAATGATGTCGTGCTGTTCCCGCGCAGCGGGCAAGAAGATCGTGCTGGAGCTGTAGGCCGCGGCGGCGCGGCGGCCCGATTCTTGCTGGCGCGGCGGGTCTCTCATCCGCTCATACATCCGCCATGACATCATCGGACCGCTCTTGCAGCGCCATCCGCATCGGCATTTCGGGTTGGCGCTATCCGCCCTGGCGCGGCAGCTTCTATCCGCAGGGATTGCCGCAGGCGCAGGAACTCGCCTATGCCTCGCGGCAGGTTCCCACCATCGAGATCAACGGCACGTTCTACGCGCTGCAGCGGCCCGAATGGTTTGCGCGCTGGCGCGATGCCACGCCGCATGGTTTCGTGTTCAGCGTCAAGGGCACGCGTTTCATCACGCACCGCCTGCGGCTGCGCAATATCGAAACGCCGCTGGCCAATTTCCTGGCCTCGGGCCTGTTCGAACTGGGCGAGAAACTGGGCCCCATCCTGTGGCAGTTTCCGCCTTCGATGCGCTTCGATGAAGAACGCTTCGAGCATTTTCTGGCTCTGCTGCCGCGCGACACCGATGCGGCGGCCCGCCTGGCCGGCCGCCACGATGCGCGCATGAACGGCCGGGCCGCGCTGCAGGCCGGGCCGTGCCGGCCGCTGCGCCACGCGGTGGAAATCCGCCACGACAGCTTTGCGTGTCCGGGGTTCGTGGCCATGCTGCGCGCCCATGGCGTGGCGCTGGTGACGGCCGACACGGCGGGCAAGTGGCCGCTGCTGGAAGACGCCACCGCCGACTTCGCCTATCTACGTCTGCATGGCGACAAAGTGCTGTATTCCAGCGGCTATACCGACGAGGCCTTGCGCCGCTGGGCGGACCGCATCCGCGCATGGTCGCGCGGGCACGAACCGG
This genomic window from Bordetella petrii contains:
- a CDS encoding DUF72 domain-containing protein, which encodes MTSSDRSCSAIRIGISGWRYPPWRGSFYPQGLPQAQELAYASRQVPTIEINGTFYALQRPEWFARWRDATPHGFVFSVKGTRFITHRLRLRNIETPLANFLASGLFELGEKLGPILWQFPPSMRFDEERFEHFLALLPRDTDAAARLAGRHDARMNGRAALQAGPCRPLRHAVEIRHDSFACPGFVAMLRAHGVALVTADTAGKWPLLEDATADFAYLRLHGDKVLYSSGYTDEALRRWADRIRAWSRGHEPADARRAGPRPGQAYGPRDIYCYFDNDIKVKAPADARSLARLLDLPLAPIEPAQQA